From Riemerella anatipestifer ATCC 11845 = DSM 15868, a single genomic window includes:
- a CDS encoding DUF6705 family protein — protein MVNIVYTQQSIGTLKQLEDCVNRPNYQSEGCPDLEYLTYVKDVDNRLDKFVGIWKGTYNGKIYTFKFNKRIKYGSGKGLYRDLLIGRMQVQDSNGKVTYSTLSERNDDKIYFHGDNFQRNIYMMNLIINTECNDSGVVFMEVYSK, from the coding sequence TTGGTAAATATAGTTTACACACAACAATCAATAGGAACACTAAAGCAATTGGAAGATTGTGTTAATAGACCTAACTACCAATCCGAAGGTTGTCCTGATTTAGAATATCTCACTTATGTAAAAGATGTAGATAATAGGTTAGATAAATTTGTGGGCATATGGAAAGGAACATATAATGGTAAAATTTATACTTTTAAATTTAACAAAAGAATCAAATATGGTAGTGGAAAAGGTTTATATAGAGATTTATTGATTGGAAGAATGCAGGTACAAGATAGCAATGGAAAGGTAACATACAGTACTTTATCAGAAAGAAATGATGATAAAATTTATTTTCATGGAGATAATTTTCAAAGAAATATTTACATGATGAACTTAATAATCAATACAGAATGTAATGATTCTGGAGTGGTATTTATGGAAGTATATTCTAAGTAG
- a CDS encoding M20/M25/M40 family metallo-hydrolase produces MKCTLKSMSAALLFSITTVALAQSSHPIVEKMVDETYQNSQLEKLGYELIDKIGPRLVGSPKMQQAHDWAVNQFKSWGISAKNEPWGEWRSWERGTSQITLTQPYIKSLEGRQLAFSPATTKNGVEAELITMPVFKTKAEFDAFLKGVKGKIVMISPYEPSGRPDYNWKEYATEESYKKYKEEAEKRNKEWAASMKTINYTTRTIQKPIEEAGAVGIVMSTWSGGFGVSRIFNATTSKIPVVDIALEDYGQLYRMVQYGDRPKINLNVQSKNHGTAKTFNTIAELPGTTHKDEYVILSAHIDSWDGASGAVDNGTGVITMMEVARILKKYYPNPKRTIIVGLWGSEEQGLNGSRAFVADNKDKLPKIQAVFNQDNGTGRIQYINGSGFVHAYNYLQKWIAPAPEYIKKELKYTFPGSASGGSSDHVSFVAAGVPAFMLGSLTWAYGTYTWHTNRDTYDKIVFDDLKHNVALIATMTYMASEDPEQSNREKMVLPINPTTGKQYEWPEIKEPIRKGGF; encoded by the coding sequence ATGAAGTGTACTTTAAAATCTATGAGTGCTGCTCTGTTATTTTCTATCACGACAGTAGCCTTAGCTCAAAGCTCCCACCCTATTGTAGAAAAAATGGTAGACGAAACCTATCAAAATTCTCAATTAGAAAAACTGGGATACGAGCTAATTGATAAAATAGGACCGAGATTAGTGGGAAGTCCAAAAATGCAACAAGCTCACGATTGGGCAGTAAATCAATTCAAATCTTGGGGAATTTCGGCAAAAAATGAACCTTGGGGCGAGTGGCGTTCTTGGGAAAGAGGCACTTCTCAAATCACTCTTACACAGCCTTACATCAAATCTTTGGAAGGGAGACAACTGGCATTCAGCCCTGCTACAACAAAAAATGGAGTGGAAGCAGAACTTATTACAATGCCTGTATTTAAAACCAAAGCCGAGTTTGATGCTTTTTTAAAAGGGGTAAAGGGAAAAATTGTAATGATTAGCCCATACGAACCTAGCGGAAGACCTGATTATAACTGGAAAGAATATGCTACGGAAGAGTCCTACAAAAAATATAAAGAAGAGGCTGAAAAAAGAAATAAGGAATGGGCTGCTTCTATGAAAACCATTAACTATACAACACGCACCATTCAGAAACCTATCGAGGAAGCAGGTGCAGTAGGCATCGTTATGTCCACTTGGAGTGGTGGGTTTGGAGTTAGTAGAATTTTCAATGCCACTACATCTAAAATCCCTGTTGTAGATATTGCGTTAGAAGATTATGGTCAGCTTTACAGAATGGTACAATATGGCGACCGCCCTAAAATCAATCTAAATGTTCAAAGTAAAAACCACGGCACTGCTAAAACTTTCAATACAATAGCAGAGCTCCCTGGTACTACACATAAAGACGAATATGTTATCTTGTCTGCCCACATAGATTCTTGGGACGGTGCATCTGGTGCGGTAGATAATGGCACTGGTGTTATTACTATGATGGAGGTAGCTCGTATCCTCAAAAAATACTATCCTAACCCTAAAAGAACTATTATAGTTGGTCTATGGGGAAGCGAGGAACAAGGGCTAAATGGCAGCCGTGCTTTCGTAGCAGATAACAAAGATAAATTACCGAAAATACAAGCTGTTTTTAACCAAGACAACGGTACTGGTAGGATACAATACATCAATGGTTCAGGCTTTGTACACGCCTACAATTACCTCCAAAAATGGATTGCCCCTGCACCTGAATACATCAAAAAAGAATTAAAATATACCTTCCCTGGTTCTGCAAGTGGCGGAAGTAGCGACCACGTTTCTTTTGTGGCTGCTGGTGTACCAGCCTTTATGCTGGGCTCTTTAACTTGGGCATACGGTACTTATACTTGGCATACCAATAGAGATACTTACGATAAAATAGTTTTTGATGATTTAAAGCACAATGTGGCACTCATCGCTACAATGACCTATATGGCGAGCGAAGACCCTGAACAAAGCAATCGTGAAAAGATGGTTTTACCCATCAACCCGACCACAGGAAAACAATACGAATGGCCTGAAATTAAAGAACCTATCCGTAAAGGCGGGTTTTAG
- a CDS encoding adenosine deaminase has protein sequence MNITEYIKKIPKAELHLHIEGSFQPELMFKIAQRNQVKIPYQTVEEVKKAYQFSCLQDFLDIYYAGASVLLYEQDFYELTMAYFDKCAEENIVHTEIMFDPQTHTKRGVSFGTVIGGIQKAREDAQSKYGISSLLIMSYLRHLSEEDAFETLEQSLPYKPLITAVGLDSSERGNPPSKFQRVFEASVKEGYIPVAHAGEEGPAEYIWEALDLIKIKRIDHGNNCLSDEKLVNRLVETEMALTVCPLSNLELKVVENLDNHPLKKMLDLGLKVTVNSDDPAYFGGYLNENFIQTANALDLNQNDIKTLVSNSFKYSFLPETEKQKYLSQVENFSI, from the coding sequence ATGAACATCACAGAATACATTAAAAAAATACCTAAGGCAGAACTTCACCTCCATATCGAAGGGAGTTTTCAACCAGAACTAATGTTCAAAATAGCCCAAAGAAACCAAGTTAAAATTCCTTATCAAACAGTAGAAGAAGTCAAGAAAGCCTATCAGTTTTCGTGTCTTCAGGACTTTTTAGATATTTACTATGCAGGGGCAAGTGTGCTTCTCTACGAGCAAGATTTCTATGAACTTACAATGGCTTATTTTGATAAGTGTGCAGAAGAAAACATTGTGCATACAGAAATTATGTTCGACCCTCAAACCCACACTAAAAGAGGCGTTTCGTTTGGGACGGTTATAGGTGGTATCCAAAAAGCAAGAGAGGATGCTCAAAGCAAATATGGCATCTCTTCCCTACTCATAATGAGTTATCTAAGACATCTTTCTGAAGAAGATGCTTTTGAAACTTTGGAACAATCTCTTCCTTACAAACCTCTAATCACTGCTGTGGGATTAGATTCTTCGGAAAGAGGTAACCCACCTTCTAAATTCCAAAGAGTTTTTGAAGCCTCTGTAAAAGAAGGTTATATCCCTGTGGCTCACGCTGGTGAGGAAGGTCCAGCAGAATATATATGGGAAGCTCTAGACCTTATCAAAATAAAAAGAATAGACCACGGAAATAACTGCTTATCTGATGAAAAGTTGGTAAATAGATTGGTAGAAACCGAAATGGCTCTCACGGTATGTCCGCTCTCTAACTTGGAGCTTAAAGTGGTAGAAAATCTAGATAACCACCCACTTAAAAAAATGCTTGATTTAGGGCTTAAAGTTACCGTTAATTCTGATGACCCTGCTTACTTTGGGGGTTATCTCAACGAAAACTTTATACAAACTGCAAATGCCTTGGATTTAAACCAAAATGATATTAAAACTCTAGTGAGTAATAGTTTTAAATACTCTTTCCTCCCAGAAACTGAAAAACAGAAATACCTTTCTCAAGTAGAGAATTTTAGTATTTAA
- a CDS encoding DUF6705 family protein translates to MKKIILIILLGIVHCFNAQRTISLAQAYEYSKSPNGIPEDVSYAKDINGDLNRFVGTWKGIYNGKTYEFNFVKKLNDDKYEVRWDFLIGRLKITDRNGKIIYNTFNEDDDKTYFSGWTFQRRTYMMDFIANTECNDSGVVFMEVYSKQPNKMRLYMDRDKIWYNPERCPNYETYEVTIPNEEIILTKQ, encoded by the coding sequence ATGAAAAAAATAATATTAATAATACTTTTGGGTATAGTACATTGTTTTAATGCCCAAAGAACAATATCATTAGCCCAAGCATACGAATACTCAAAATCTCCTAATGGAATTCCTGAAGATGTATCTTATGCAAAAGATATTAACGGTGATTTAAATAGATTTGTAGGTACATGGAAGGGAATATATAATGGAAAAACATATGAATTTAATTTTGTAAAAAAATTAAATGATGATAAATATGAGGTAAGATGGGATTTTTTGATAGGAAGGCTTAAAATCACAGATAGAAATGGAAAGATTATTTATAATACCTTTAATGAAGATGATGATAAAACTTATTTTAGTGGCTGGACCTTTCAACGAAGAACTTATATGATGGATTTTATAGCGAATACAGAATGTAATGATTCTGGAGTGGTGTTTATGGAGGTTTATTCTAAGCAACCTAACAAAATGCGTCTTTATATGGATAGAGACAAAATTTGGTATAATCCTGAAAGATGTCCTAATTATGAAACTTATGAAGTAACCATACCTAATGAAGAGATTATACTAACAAAGCAATAG
- a CDS encoding SusC/RagA family TonB-linked outer membrane protein — MKKTIITVFSLSLVLCGNEVYGQRKKDSTKTKEIEEVVVVAYGKQRKETVVGANAEIKAKDLAQRSLTNVAQALDGATPGVQVSTSTGQPGSGPAIRIRGFSSIGSNNSPLFIVDGTVYNGNIANLNPDDIESLNILKDAASTSLYGSSAANGVVMITTKKGKKGRSQFNFSASTGISTRSIPEYDRLNAAQYYPIVWEAIRNGQLYKPSGAMSLADANAYASRTLIPDVLKNNVYNVPDNQLVIDGVLNPNASLIYDDLDWQKEFFKVGMRQNYDFNYSGGTDKTTYYASFGYLKEDAYALSSDYERISARLNIDTQIKDWFKVGSNLAYSNSFSNQAIDGVDNNSSYVNPFNWTRNIGPIYNVYAHDPITGGYIYDKEGNRVYDAGDKRGAGAAGGRHVIQETLLNRNYDKIYNINSRFFGEFKLLPELTFTTNVGYDLRNYKGIAYRNKIIGDAVPNGAASRTVTESRTITFNQLLNYDKSFGHHNLNVLLGHENISYKYEYVYGRKTNQVVDNNDELVNFVTPTNLTSYDRILPKESYFSRLNYDYNRKYLLSASVRRDGSARFHKDVRWATFWSLGAGWRIDQENFLKGNSTISQLKLRGSYGQVGNDGSYSTDVSYYAWQPFYSLGYNNGDYAGVMMSSVGNTQLTWESNTQLDAALEFGFFNNRITGSVEYYKRGTDGLILSVPKPDSSGNLSRDENSGALVNSGIEVALSIDVIKTNNFKWNLNVNASTLKNEITKFPQDERIVGTKKYMVGKSIYDYWLRQWYGVDPADGMGLFYASDEAIAKGGTTLREINGVKVTTNHNDAKYDYSGSAIPQLFGSFGTTFRYKSVSLSALFTYQLGGKTYDSNYGGLMSAYPQGDALSTDILRRWQKPGDVTDVPRLDASNYQSVGVGSSRWLVNSDYITLRQVTLSYEMPREIVNPIGVNNLKIFVNGENIWSKTARKGLEPAQSFSGVTANRFTPARIISFGFSTNF, encoded by the coding sequence ATGAAGAAAACAATTATTACTGTTTTTTCTTTGTCATTGGTGCTTTGTGGAAACGAAGTCTATGGACAAAGGAAAAAAGATTCTACGAAAACAAAAGAAATTGAGGAAGTAGTAGTAGTGGCTTATGGTAAGCAAAGGAAAGAAACGGTAGTAGGAGCAAATGCCGAAATAAAAGCAAAAGATTTAGCTCAAAGGTCTTTAACTAATGTAGCTCAAGCTCTAGATGGAGCTACCCCAGGAGTACAGGTTTCTACAAGTACAGGGCAGCCTGGTAGTGGTCCAGCAATTAGAATCAGAGGATTTAGTTCCATAGGCTCAAACAATAGCCCTTTGTTTATAGTAGATGGAACGGTTTATAATGGAAATATAGCTAATCTAAATCCTGATGATATAGAATCTTTGAATATATTAAAGGATGCAGCTTCGACCTCTTTGTATGGCTCTAGTGCAGCTAATGGGGTGGTTATGATTACTACTAAAAAGGGAAAAAAAGGAAGATCTCAGTTTAATTTTAGTGCAAGTACTGGTATATCTACGAGATCTATTCCTGAATATGACCGATTGAATGCAGCTCAATATTATCCAATAGTATGGGAGGCTATAAGAAACGGACAACTTTATAAACCTAGTGGAGCGATGTCGTTGGCAGATGCTAATGCTTACGCTTCTAGAACATTGATACCCGATGTCTTGAAAAATAATGTGTATAATGTCCCAGACAACCAGTTAGTAATAGATGGAGTTTTAAATCCTAATGCATCTTTAATATATGATGATTTAGATTGGCAAAAGGAGTTTTTTAAGGTAGGTATGAGACAAAACTATGATTTCAATTATAGTGGGGGAACAGATAAAACGACTTACTATGCATCATTTGGATATCTTAAAGAAGATGCTTACGCTTTGAGTTCAGACTATGAGAGAATTTCAGCTAGATTAAATATAGATACCCAAATTAAAGACTGGTTTAAGGTAGGTAGTAATTTGGCTTATTCCAACTCATTTTCTAACCAAGCTATAGATGGAGTAGATAATAATAGTTCTTATGTTAATCCATTTAATTGGACTAGAAATATAGGACCTATTTATAATGTTTATGCTCATGACCCAATTACCGGAGGATATATATATGATAAAGAAGGTAATCGTGTTTATGATGCAGGAGATAAGAGAGGAGCAGGAGCGGCTGGAGGTAGACATGTCATTCAAGAAACATTACTGAACAGAAATTATGATAAAATATATAATATTAATTCAAGATTTTTTGGAGAGTTTAAATTGTTACCAGAATTAACATTCACTACCAATGTGGGTTATGACTTAAGAAATTATAAAGGAATAGCTTATCGTAATAAGATTATAGGCGATGCAGTGCCTAATGGGGCGGCATCAAGAACTGTTACAGAATCACGCACAATTACCTTTAATCAGTTACTTAATTATGATAAATCTTTTGGACATCATAATTTGAATGTACTATTGGGACACGAAAATATTTCTTACAAATATGAGTATGTTTATGGTCGTAAGACAAATCAAGTAGTTGATAATAATGATGAGTTAGTTAATTTTGTAACACCTACCAATTTAACTTCTTATGATAGAATTTTACCTAAGGAATCTTATTTTTCTAGATTAAATTATGATTATAACAGAAAATATCTACTTTCGGCTTCTGTAAGGAGAGATGGGTCTGCTAGGTTCCATAAAGATGTTCGTTGGGCTACATTTTGGTCATTAGGAGCAGGATGGAGAATAGACCAAGAGAATTTCTTAAAGGGTAATTCTACAATAAGTCAGTTAAAACTTAGAGGGTCTTACGGGCAAGTGGGTAATGATGGTAGCTATAGCACAGATGTCTCTTATTATGCTTGGCAACCTTTTTATAGTCTAGGTTATAACAATGGAGATTATGCAGGAGTAATGATGAGTAGCGTAGGTAATACACAATTAACGTGGGAAAGTAATACACAATTAGACGCTGCTCTAGAATTTGGATTTTTTAATAACAGAATTACAGGTAGTGTAGAATATTACAAGAGAGGTACAGATGGACTTATTTTATCTGTACCAAAACCAGATTCTTCTGGTAACCTTAGTAGAGATGAAAATTCAGGAGCATTAGTAAATTCAGGGATAGAGGTAGCCCTTAGTATAGATGTTATTAAAACAAATAACTTTAAATGGAACCTTAATGTGAATGCCTCAACTCTTAAAAACGAGATTACTAAATTCCCTCAAGATGAAAGAATAGTAGGAACGAAAAAGTATATGGTGGGAAAATCTATCTATGATTATTGGCTAAGACAGTGGTATGGAGTAGACCCAGCTGATGGTATGGGGTTATTCTATGCTTCCGATGAAGCTATAGCTAAAGGAGGAACTACTCTTAGAGAAATAAATGGAGTAAAAGTAACTACAAACCATAATGATGCAAAGTATGATTATTCGGGAAGTGCTATACCTCAACTCTTTGGTAGCTTTGGAACTACATTCCGATACAAATCAGTTTCCTTATCTGCATTATTCACTTATCAGTTAGGAGGTAAGACTTATGACAGTAATTATGGAGGTCTTATGAGTGCTTATCCTCAAGGAGATGCTCTTAGTACAGATATACTTAGAAGATGGCAAAAACCAGGTGATGTAACAGATGTGCCTAGGCTAGATGCATCTAATTACCAAAGTGTAGGGGTAGGTTCTAGTAGATGGTTGGTAAATTCGGATTATATTACTTTAAGACAAGTAACTTTATCTTACGAAATGCCTAGAGAGATTGTAAATCCGATAGGGGTTAATAATCTTAAGATATTTGTTAACGGAGAAAATATATGGTCTAAAACAGCTAGAAAAGGTCTAGAACCAGCACAAAGTTTCTCAGGTGTTACGGCTAATAGATTTACACCTGCTAGAATTATTAGTTTTGGTTTTTCTACTAATTTTTAA
- a CDS encoding class I SAM-dependent methyltransferase has product MKIKDHFLSQEIFELKETSINGILKTEPVPENIGKYYESDKYISHHQDSGSLKEFVYKFIQSFNIKYKAKIVRENLSAPNSKNCKILDYGCGAGEFIKSLENKYITYGYEPNEKARNFAKKKSFKTKFIDSLNEIEDNTLDIISLWHVFEHIENQKEILDLFKQKLKSDGTLIIAVPNYKSYDAERYQDFWAAYDVPRHLFHFSREGMETLMQQEQLKIKKIAPLLLDAFYISILSEKYKKNKLFWLFGGIYGAISNFKASKTGDFSSLIYIVKKK; this is encoded by the coding sequence ATGAAGATAAAAGACCATTTTCTTTCTCAAGAAATTTTTGAACTTAAAGAAACCTCCATTAATGGTATCTTAAAAACAGAGCCTGTACCTGAAAATATTGGCAAATATTACGAGAGTGATAAGTACATTTCCCATCATCAGGACAGTGGTAGTTTAAAGGAATTTGTTTATAAATTTATACAAAGTTTCAACATTAAATACAAGGCTAAAATAGTTAGGGAAAATCTTTCTGCTCCTAATTCTAAAAACTGTAAAATTTTAGACTACGGTTGTGGAGCAGGTGAATTTATAAAATCCCTAGAAAATAAATACATTACTTACGGCTACGAACCCAACGAAAAAGCTAGAAACTTCGCTAAGAAAAAAAGTTTTAAAACAAAATTTATAGACTCTCTGAACGAAATAGAAGATAATACATTAGACATTATAAGTCTATGGCATGTCTTCGAACATATAGAAAATCAGAAAGAAATACTAGATTTATTCAAGCAAAAATTGAAATCTGATGGAACACTCATTATTGCTGTTCCCAATTATAAATCTTACGACGCCGAAAGATACCAAGATTTTTGGGCGGCTTATGATGTGCCTAGACACCTATTTCATTTCTCAAGAGAAGGAATGGAAACACTAATGCAACAGGAACAACTTAAAATAAAAAAAATAGCACCTCTCCTACTTGATGCGTTTTATATTTCTATACTTAGCGAAAAATACAAAAAAAATAAACTTTTTTGGCTTTTTGGAGGTATCTATGGAGCGATTTCTAATTTTAAAGCGTCAAAAACGGGAGATTTTTCTAGTTTGATATATATAGTCAAAAAAAAATAG
- a CDS encoding RagB/SusD family nutrient uptake outer membrane protein, producing the protein MKRFLIYTSLLGVFLTAESCRDSYLETVPTSDISAESITQTADNMMLSINGMHRSMYTSQGSQSQSGQSGIMIMTDALGDDLVFPSVGNNWYVSAVRWVSIQDENSADVAYPWRFYYKLIRNANVLINGGDNASGSETTRNNALGQAYAFRAFCHFQLVQLYAKRYDGTPNPNGIPLRLEPNDDPLARSSVEEVYKQINADLDKSIELLNGISRVHKSHFNVEVVRGIKARVALVLGNYKEAAEQAKLARQGFTLMSNSTYKAGFNSLDNSEWIWGSSIKEDQTAYFANFGAYMSRNFSSTNIRQNPKAMNKLLYSKFPSTDVRTQVVDPTGKHLSLSLPSNFAKYPYTSQKFLAVGTGDSRMDVPYMRAAEMYLIEAEALARLGKEPESKVVFTEFSKNRNPAYVATTATGEAYINEILDSRRIELWGEGFRFLDLKRLNQPLNRTGSNHNSVVVNNVFEVSAGDSRWTFLIPRRELNANPLIKQN; encoded by the coding sequence ATGAAAAGATTTTTAATATACACTTCTCTATTAGGAGTATTTTTAACGGCAGAATCTTGTAGAGATTCTTATCTTGAAACGGTTCCTACTAGTGATATTTCAGCAGAAAGTATTACTCAAACAGCGGATAATATGATGTTATCTATAAACGGTATGCACCGAAGTATGTATACCAGTCAGGGTAGTCAATCACAATCTGGGCAGTCAGGCATTATGATTATGACGGACGCTTTAGGAGATGATTTGGTATTTCCTAGTGTGGGAAATAACTGGTATGTATCCGCTGTGAGATGGGTGAGTATTCAAGATGAAAATTCTGCTGATGTCGCATATCCTTGGAGATTTTATTATAAACTGATAAGAAATGCCAATGTTTTGATAAATGGGGGAGATAATGCTTCCGGAAGCGAAACTACTAGAAATAATGCTTTAGGTCAAGCCTATGCTTTCAGAGCATTTTGTCATTTTCAATTAGTACAATTGTACGCTAAGAGATACGATGGTACGCCTAATCCTAATGGTATTCCGTTGAGGTTAGAGCCTAATGATGACCCGTTAGCAAGGTCTTCCGTTGAGGAAGTATATAAACAAATCAATGCAGATTTGGATAAATCAATAGAACTTTTAAACGGAATTAGTAGGGTACATAAATCACACTTTAATGTTGAAGTGGTAAGAGGTATCAAAGCAAGAGTAGCACTAGTTTTAGGAAATTACAAAGAGGCTGCTGAGCAGGCAAAACTAGCAAGACAAGGTTTTACTTTAATGAGCAATAGTACTTACAAGGCTGGTTTTAACAGCTTAGATAATTCAGAATGGATTTGGGGTAGCTCTATTAAAGAAGATCAAACAGCCTATTTTGCTAATTTCGGGGCTTATATGTCTAGAAATTTTAGTTCTACTAATATCAGACAGAATCCAAAGGCTATGAATAAGTTGCTTTACAGCAAGTTTCCTAGCACAGATGTGAGAACGCAAGTAGTGGATCCTACAGGAAAACACCTAAGTTTAAGTTTACCTTCCAATTTTGCTAAGTACCCTTATACTAGTCAAAAATTCTTAGCAGTAGGTACTGGAGATAGTAGAATGGATGTGCCTTATATGAGAGCTGCTGAAATGTATTTAATAGAAGCAGAGGCTCTAGCAAGATTAGGCAAAGAACCTGAATCTAAGGTTGTATTTACCGAATTTTCTAAAAACAGAAATCCAGCTTATGTAGCTACTACTGCTACAGGAGAAGCTTATATCAACGAAATATTAGACAGCCGCCGTATAGAACTGTGGGGAGAAGGCTTTAGATTTTTAGATTTAAAGAGACTTAACCAACCTCTTAACAGAACAGGCAGCAATCATAATAGTGTTGTAGTTAATAATGTATTTGAGGTATCAGCAGGGGACTCTCGTTGGACTTTCTTAATACCTAGAAGAGAGCTAAACGCAAATCCTCTTATCAAACAGAATTAG
- a CDS encoding IS982-like element ISRa1 family transposase, whose protein sequence is MNNLEQIYERILEVLGLFSENQLISYQRRTPKMSDLEVISLNITAEYLSIDSELQLFRKLPNSLINKIERSVYNKRKRRLSLQTEQIRQRISMEFNEFEDIFIVDSMPMKVCENARSTRSKICKEQSYSSPTYGYCASQKLYFYGYKLHAVCSLNGVIKNFDISPASVHDIHYLKDIGEQMRNCTLIGDRGYLSAKVQIDLFNYANIKLDTPMRSNQKDYIPQFSLYKKKRKRIETFFSQLCDQFMIKRNYAKTFEGFKTRIISKITAATVIQYINKFIFQRKLNHLKISII, encoded by the coding sequence ATGAACAACTTAGAGCAAATATATGAAAGAATTTTGGAAGTTTTAGGACTTTTTTCAGAAAATCAACTGATTAGTTATCAGAGAAGAACACCTAAAATGAGCGATTTAGAAGTCATAAGTCTTAATATTACTGCTGAATACTTGAGTATTGATAGCGAATTACAGTTATTTAGAAAATTGCCAAACTCTCTGATAAACAAAATTGAAAGAAGTGTTTACAATAAGCGAAAACGAAGACTATCCCTACAAACAGAGCAAATTAGACAGCGTATTTCGATGGAGTTCAATGAGTTTGAAGATATTTTTATCGTTGATAGCATGCCAATGAAAGTTTGTGAAAACGCTCGTTCTACTCGTTCAAAAATTTGTAAAGAGCAATCCTATTCTTCACCAACATATGGTTATTGTGCTTCACAGAAATTATATTTCTATGGCTATAAACTACACGCAGTATGTTCTTTAAATGGTGTGATTAAGAATTTTGATATAAGCCCTGCATCCGTTCACGACATCCACTATTTAAAAGATATTGGTGAGCAAATGCGAAACTGTACTTTAATTGGAGATAGAGGCTATTTATCAGCAAAAGTTCAAATAGATTTATTTAACTATGCTAATATTAAATTAGATACACCAATGAGAAGTAATCAGAAAGATTATATTCCTCAATTTTCATTGTACAAGAAAAAGCGAAAACGAATTGAGACATTTTTCTCTCAACTTTGCGACCAATTTATGATTAAAAGAAACTATGCTAAAACTTTTGAAGGCTTTAAAACAAGGATAATCAGTAAAATAACCGCCGCAACGGTTATTCAATATATCAATAAATTTATCTTCCAAAGAAAATTAAATCATCTAAAAATCAGTATTATTTAA